One Methanolobus sp. WCC4 DNA segment encodes these proteins:
- the rrp4 gene encoding exosome complex RNA-binding protein Rrp4 — MEREIVIPGQLLSENKADSGPGTYVKDGKVYSLLYGVKNAKKKISVIPFSGKYIPSPRDYVIGTVIDVTPSNWIFDISSPYDGLLHVSEYPRRVDSDKMIKEMDFGTSVLLRIKDVNSSMKVELTMRERGLRSLDTGRVIKISPTKVPRIIGHGGSMVSMLKKETGCEIFVGQNGRIWIKGKDSEMDLLTEAIELIMKHSHTSGLTDRVSHFLKGEDDVLEKDEAVLETDLAEDAEDECEIREDTCRKVDALLDDDN, encoded by the coding sequence ATGGAGCGCGAAATTGTAATTCCGGGGCAGCTACTGTCCGAGAACAAGGCTGATTCCGGTCCGGGTACTTACGTAAAGGACGGAAAGGTCTACTCACTTTTATACGGAGTAAAGAACGCAAAGAAGAAGATATCTGTAATACCTTTTTCCGGGAAGTATATTCCATCACCCCGGGACTATGTTATCGGTACAGTTATCGATGTTACTCCTTCTAACTGGATATTCGATATTTCATCACCCTATGACGGGCTGTTGCACGTATCGGAGTATCCAAGACGTGTGGATTCCGATAAGATGATAAAAGAGATGGACTTCGGAACTTCCGTATTGCTTCGTATAAAAGATGTAAATTCATCCATGAAGGTCGAACTGACCATGAGAGAGCGTGGTCTGAGGTCACTTGATACTGGCCGCGTTATTAAGATATCACCTACGAAGGTTCCGCGTATCATAGGACATGGTGGTTCTATGGTATCGATGCTTAAGAAAGAGACTGGTTGCGAAATATTCGTGGGTCAGAATGGAAGGATATGGATAAAAGGTAAAGATAGTGAAATGGACCTTCTCACAGAAGCTATTGAGCTTATAATGAAACATTCTCACACATCCGGTCTGACGGACAGGGTATCTCACTTCCTTAAAGGTGAGGATGATGTTTTAGAGAAGGATGAAGCTGTTTTGGAGACCGATCTTGCTGAAGATGCAGAAGATGAATGCGAGATAAGGGAAGATACTTGCAGAAAAGTAGATGCACTTCTGGATGATGATAATTGA
- the psmA gene encoding archaeal proteasome endopeptidase complex subunit alpha: protein MQMTPQMGYDRAITVFSPDGRLFQVEYAREAVKRGTTAAGVKAKDGVVLLVDKRITSRLIEAESIEKIFQIDDHIGVATSGLVADARSLVDRARVEAQINMVSYDEPIGVEVIAKKICDHKQTYTQYGGVRPYGTALLIAGVDDSSPRLFETDPSGALLEYKATAIGAGRNAFMEIFEADYAEDMDIDAAIMLGMKALYKSAEGKVDAATLELGVVTLEDRQFRKLSEEEVSTFVSRVSEELKDEVKEEDQEESEDQEGPTE, encoded by the coding sequence GTGCTATTACAGTTTTTAGTCCGGACGGACGTCTCTTTCAGGTAGAATATGCAAGAGAGGCTGTAAAGAGGGGCACGACCGCAGCCGGAGTTAAAGCAAAGGACGGTGTGGTATTGCTTGTAGACAAGAGGATCACAAGCAGATTGATAGAGGCAGAATCCATTGAGAAGATATTCCAGATCGATGATCATATCGGCGTTGCAACTTCAGGACTTGTAGCTGATGCCCGTTCACTCGTAGACAGGGCAAGGGTAGAGGCCCAGATCAACATGGTCTCATACGATGAGCCAATTGGTGTTGAGGTCATTGCCAAGAAGATCTGCGACCACAAACAGACATACACACAGTATGGTGGTGTTCGTCCTTACGGTACCGCTCTTCTCATAGCAGGTGTTGACGATTCCAGTCCACGTCTGTTCGAGACCGATCCAAGTGGTGCACTCCTTGAGTACAAGGCAACAGCTATAGGTGCCGGAAGAAATGCATTCATGGAGATATTCGAGGCAGATTATGCTGAAGATATGGACATAGATGCTGCCATTATGCTTGGTATGAAGGCACTCTACAAATCCGCAGAAGGAAAGGTGGATGCTGCAACCCTTGAGCTTGGTGTTGTGACACTTGAGGACCGCCAGTTCAGGAAACTTTCCGAGGAAGAGGTCTCAACTTTTGTGTCAAGGGTAAGTGAAGAGCTCAAGGACGAAGTGAAAGAAGAAGACCAGGAAGAATCGGAAGACCAGGAAGGACCAACTGAATAA
- a CDS encoding ribosome assembly factor SBDS, producing the protein MVSLDEAVIARLKKGKNNFEVLVEPDGAFALKRGEKVNIEDIIAVESIFYDANQGDHVAESDLLTTFDTSNVMEVAEHILVHGDLQLTKEQRKHILEEKTRKVITTIAQNAINPQTRAPHPPGRIEKAMEEAKVHIDPLKGVDEQVTIVMKAIRPIIPIRFEEVDVAVKIPGDYAAKAYGEVAGFATLMKNEWQSDGSWVAVVRMPAGLQNDFYGLVNHLTKGDAETKLL; encoded by the coding sequence ATGGTATCTCTTGATGAGGCTGTTATTGCAAGGCTCAAGAAAGGAAAGAATAATTTCGAAGTCCTTGTGGAACCCGATGGTGCTTTTGCGCTGAAGAGGGGAGAGAAGGTCAATATCGAAGATATAATCGCTGTAGAATCCATATTCTATGATGCGAATCAAGGGGACCATGTTGCTGAATCTGACCTGCTGACCACTTTTGATACCAGTAATGTGATGGAGGTCGCTGAACATATCCTTGTTCATGGTGACCTGCAACTCACAAAGGAACAGAGGAAGCACATTCTGGAAGAGAAGACAAGAAAGGTCATAACGACCATTGCACAGAATGCCATAAACCCCCAGACAAGAGCCCCACATCCACCGGGAAGGATCGAAAAGGCAATGGAAGAGGCCAAGGTCCATATCGATCCACTCAAAGGTGTTGATGAACAGGTTACCATTGTAATGAAGGCGATCCGTCCTATCATACCTATCAGGTTCGAGGAGGTCGACGTTGCCGTGAAGATCCCGGGAGACTACGCAGCAAAAGCCTATGGTGAGGTCGCAGGTTTTGCAACTCTAATGAAGAACGAGTGGCAGAGCGACGGTTCATGGGTGGCGGTTGTGAGGATGCCTGCGGGTCTGCAGAATGATTTCTATGGTCTTGTCAATCACCTTACCAAAGGGGACGCTGAAACTAAATTGTTATGA
- the rrp41 gene encoding exosome complex exonuclease Rrp41: protein MSDKPEKFIDENGLRLDGRRVDEIRPMKIEIGVVSRADGSCYLEWGKNKVIAAVYGPRELHPRRLQKADSVYIRYRYNMAAFSVEDRIRPGPSRRSIEISKVSREAFEPVILTHLYPGAVIDVLTEVLQADAGTRTAAINAASVALADAGIPMKGLVSACAVGKVDGQLVLDLNKPEDNYGDADIPMAITSDGEITLLQMDGDVTQEEFKKAVEMCKEGCSQILEIQKEALKNKFTKLEDVEIPEDDEEDVSAIVESTLESSEEDVEEDIEGDVEEDVDDEEDVDVEESSEEDEEDEYSDADDEDIEDIEEDAEEDDEDDLDELEVEVVETGPSFEDLDEDDEEETPEV, encoded by the coding sequence ATGAGTGATAAACCTGAAAAGTTCATTGATGAAAATGGATTACGTCTGGATGGCAGGCGTGTTGATGAGATCAGGCCTATGAAGATAGAGATCGGTGTGGTCTCCAGGGCTGATGGTTCATGTTATCTGGAATGGGGTAAGAACAAGGTGATTGCGGCAGTATATGGCCCAAGGGAACTCCACCCCAGAAGATTACAGAAGGCAGATTCTGTATATATAAGATACCGTTATAATATGGCAGCTTTCTCTGTAGAGGACCGCATAAGGCCGGGACCTAGCAGAAGGAGCATCGAGATATCAAAGGTAAGCAGGGAAGCATTCGAGCCTGTGATCCTCACTCACCTGTATCCTGGTGCTGTGATAGATGTCCTTACCGAGGTCCTCCAGGCAGATGCCGGAACCCGTACAGCAGCTATTAACGCAGCCTCTGTGGCTCTCGCAGATGCAGGGATCCCAATGAAGGGACTTGTTTCTGCATGTGCTGTAGGAAAGGTTGACGGACAGCTGGTACTCGACCTTAACAAACCTGAAGACAACTATGGTGATGCGGATATCCCAATGGCTATTACCTCAGATGGCGAGATCACCCTCCTTCAGATGGATGGTGACGTTACACAGGAAGAGTTCAAGAAAGCCGTTGAGATGTGCAAGGAAGGATGCAGTCAGATCCTTGAGATCCAGAAAGAGGCCCTCAAGAACAAGTTCACAAAACTCGAGGATGTTGAGATCCCTGAGGATGATGAAGAGGATGTCTCAGCAATTGTTGAAAGTACTCTCGAATCCTCAGAAGAAGATGTCGAAGAGGATATCGAAGGCGATGTCGAGGAAGATGTCGACGACGAGGAAGATGTCGATGTTGAAGAGTCTTCAGAAGAAGATGAAGAAGATGAGTACTCTGATGCAGACGATGAGGATATTGAAGATATCGAAGAGGACGCTGAAGAGGATGATGAGGATGATCTTGATGAACTGGAAGTCGAGGTCGTTGAAACAGGTCCCTCCTTCGAGGATCTCGATGAAGATGATGAAGAAGAGACTCCCGAGGTGTGA